From Aristaeella lactis, the proteins below share one genomic window:
- a CDS encoding alpha-amylase family glycosyl hydrolase yields the protein MKRFVILMLVLTLLTGASAAEEKSLDMENNNRIFYEIFVGSFSDSNGDGIGDIRGVINRLDYLNDGDPESGNSLGIEGIWLTPVFASPSYHKYDVTNYYQIDPAFGAIEDLKELITLCHERNVKLILDLPLNHTGENNEWFINFKKAHQAGDPEDPFYDFYTWIPSDETTPAGRRFRKMSNPDLKVEANFSDQMPELNFDNEQVRQAVLDVAAYWLDIGVDGFRFDAAKYPYFGEHDKNAEFWTWYMGELKKIRPEIYAVAEVWDGDAITDRYLKAFNCFRFATATVDGLIAETALGGNVNKFVQSTQAYLDNIHSINPEAMNIPFVANHDTDRAAGFLTVASGCMQMAANLYILMPGSPFIYYGEEIGLRGSRGGSNTDANRRLAMPWGDGDTVQDPVGSNYDKSKFSTVEDRIKTGTSILWHYRKLIAIRKAFPEIARGDYTALEFKDTKLGGFLCTLDGSTVGVFHNTTEKTLKVDLAKATDYPFAEIAAFLSVDPFEGYAELDGTVLTLGAQTSAVIK from the coding sequence GTGAAACGATTCGTCATCCTGATGCTGGTGCTGACACTGTTGACCGGTGCTTCCGCCGCGGAGGAAAAGAGTCTGGATATGGAAAATAACAATCGGATTTTTTATGAGATCTTTGTCGGATCTTTCTCGGATTCCAACGGGGATGGTATCGGCGATATCCGGGGCGTGATCAACCGGCTGGATTACCTGAACGACGGGGATCCGGAATCCGGAAACAGCCTGGGTATTGAGGGCATCTGGCTGACGCCGGTCTTTGCCTCTCCTTCCTATCACAAATATGACGTGACGAACTACTACCAGATCGACCCGGCGTTCGGGGCGATTGAGGACCTGAAGGAACTGATCACCCTGTGCCACGAGCGGAACGTGAAGCTGATTCTGGATCTTCCGTTGAACCATACAGGTGAGAACAACGAATGGTTTATCAATTTCAAAAAGGCGCACCAGGCAGGAGATCCCGAGGATCCGTTCTATGATTTCTATACCTGGATCCCATCGGACGAAACAACGCCTGCCGGCAGGCGCTTCCGGAAAATGAGCAATCCGGACCTGAAAGTGGAAGCGAATTTCTCCGACCAGATGCCGGAACTGAACTTTGACAATGAACAGGTACGGCAGGCTGTTCTGGATGTGGCGGCTTACTGGCTGGACATCGGTGTGGACGGTTTCCGGTTTGACGCCGCGAAATATCCCTATTTCGGGGAGCATGACAAGAACGCGGAGTTCTGGACCTGGTATATGGGTGAACTGAAAAAGATCCGGCCTGAGATCTATGCCGTGGCGGAGGTCTGGGACGGGGATGCCATTACGGACCGGTACCTGAAGGCTTTCAACTGCTTCCGCTTTGCCACCGCGACGGTGGACGGCCTGATCGCGGAGACCGCCCTGGGCGGGAACGTGAACAAGTTTGTCCAGTCCACCCAGGCTTACCTGGACAACATTCATTCCATCAATCCGGAAGCGATGAACATTCCTTTTGTGGCCAATCACGATACAGACCGGGCGGCGGGCTTCCTGACCGTGGCCAGCGGCTGTATGCAGATGGCGGCGAACCTGTATATCCTGATGCCCGGATCTCCCTTCATCTATTATGGAGAGGAAATCGGCCTGCGCGGTTCCCGGGGCGGATCCAACACGGATGCCAACCGGCGCCTGGCCATGCCTTGGGGAGACGGGGATACCGTACAGGATCCGGTGGGCAGCAATTATGACAAATCCAAGTTCTCCACGGTGGAAGACCGGATCAAAACCGGCACGTCTATCCTGTGGCATTACCGGAAGCTGATCGCGATCCGGAAGGCATTCCCGGAGATCGCCCGGGGTGACTATACCGCGCTGGAGTTCAAGGACACCAAGCTCGGCGGGTTCCTCTGCACGCTGGACGGCAGCACAGTCGGCGTTTTCCACAACACAACGGAGAAGACGCTGAAGGTGGACCTTGCCAAGGCAACGGACTATCCTTTCGCGGAGATCGCCGCGTTCCTGTCGGTGGATCCCTTCGAAGGCTATGCCGAACTGGACGGAACCGTGCTGACGCTTGGAGCGCAGACGAGCGCGGTTATAAAGTAA
- a CDS encoding M42 family metallopeptidase: protein MSYFDESYTLDTFQTLLSVDSTTGQFRAIQEKTADLIRFLGFEPSFTHKGGVLTDLGGEGDPLVITAHLDDIGLMVRRINPDGTLNVCPVGGLYPFYCVTENVRVYAGSGEVFTGTVCRTPNSIHVTEEELRKNMGDFRTNVCVVLDRPVRSAEDTRALGIETGDYIGLEPRFTRSGGYIKSRFIDDKACAAVLLNVMKAIRDNGLKLNRKVIAYFACYEELGHGTTWLPDGVKDILALDIAPTGPDQNSEEHKVSIFAKDSRFPYHSEMTAELRETAKKAGLDYVMDVFTPHYGSDGDGSVLAGYDIRHAAIGPGTANSHGYERTHIDGLRNTFELTLSYITA, encoded by the coding sequence ATGAGTTATTTTGATGAATCCTACACCCTTGATACTTTCCAGACGCTGCTTTCCGTGGATTCCACCACAGGTCAGTTCCGCGCCATCCAGGAGAAAACCGCTGATCTGATCCGTTTCCTGGGCTTTGAGCCTTCCTTTACTCATAAAGGCGGTGTCCTGACGGATCTCGGCGGCGAAGGTGATCCGCTGGTGATCACCGCCCACCTGGACGATATCGGCCTCATGGTCCGCCGGATCAATCCGGACGGCACCCTGAATGTCTGCCCCGTCGGCGGGCTGTATCCCTTCTACTGTGTCACGGAAAACGTTCGGGTTTACGCCGGCAGCGGGGAAGTCTTCACCGGCACCGTCTGCCGTACGCCCAACTCTATTCACGTAACAGAAGAGGAACTCCGCAAGAACATGGGCGATTTTCGGACCAATGTCTGCGTGGTGCTGGACCGGCCGGTCAGGTCCGCGGAGGACACACGTGCCCTCGGCATTGAGACCGGGGATTATATTGGCCTTGAACCCCGCTTCACCCGGTCCGGCGGATACATCAAAAGCCGGTTCATTGATGACAAGGCCTGCGCTGCGGTACTGCTGAACGTCATGAAAGCCATCCGTGATAACGGCCTGAAGCTCAACCGGAAAGTCATCGCCTACTTCGCCTGCTATGAAGAGCTCGGTCACGGCACCACCTGGCTTCCGGACGGTGTAAAGGATATCCTGGCGCTAGACATCGCCCCTACGGGACCGGACCAGAATTCAGAAGAGCATAAGGTTTCCATCTTTGCCAAGGACAGCCGTTTCCCCTATCACAGCGAAATGACCGCGGAACTTCGGGAAACTGCGAAAAAGGCCGGTCTGGATTACGTCATGGACGTGTTCACACCCCACTACGGTTCTGACGGAGACGGTTCCGTGCTCGCCGGTTATGATATCCGCCACGCCGCCATCGGTCCCGGCACTGCCAACAGCCACGGCTATGAACGCACCCATATTGACGGATTGCGCAACACCTTTGAACTGACCCTGTCATACATTACAGCATAA
- a CDS encoding extracellular solute-binding protein, whose protein sequence is MKKFLAIVLAAVMALSMVSFASAEGLAGEYEIKVWVADAIVDLTTKQLDRYNETNPDGIKFKYTIEKMGEGDAASNMVQDVEAGADIYCFAQDQLSRLLTAKALAKLGTKAAEFVTANYDADSVESVTVDGTMYAYPLTADNGYFMYYDKSVIPDEDVDSLEKLIEDCEKAGKYFSFDLRNVWYSAGFFFGTGCTSTWIMDSEGNATDVVDTFNSDKGLIALKGMKKLLDSDVWNNSSEVSSFESNSAIVVSGTWGSDTAKKILGDNLGVADLPSYKVDDAKYHVGSFFGFKLMGIKPQEDPVKNAALNKLAQYLTGKECSLERHESNGWGPANLEAQADESVKNDPILAAVYEQKAYGAIQRAISGAWWNIGNVIADEAKDATDEEGLKQVLVNYQNKISESLSLDANALLFVGAWNGWNNADDADTYYLKDGSVTLDVPQSDYMGGRIVKPADWGNDKGFLQVTEGKELIQDLGDDVGDNNIVFLEPGNYTVTWDGEAITIVKN, encoded by the coding sequence ATGAAAAAATTCCTCGCTATCGTACTGGCGGCCGTCATGGCACTTTCCATGGTTTCCTTCGCATCCGCTGAAGGCCTGGCCGGCGAATACGAAATCAAGGTCTGGGTGGCCGATGCTATCGTCGACCTGACCACCAAACAGCTCGACCGTTACAACGAAACCAACCCCGACGGCATCAAGTTCAAGTACACCATCGAAAAGATGGGTGAAGGCGACGCCGCCAGCAACATGGTTCAGGACGTTGAAGCCGGCGCTGACATCTACTGCTTCGCGCAGGACCAGCTGTCCCGCCTGCTGACTGCCAAGGCTCTGGCCAAGCTGGGAACCAAGGCTGCCGAATTCGTCACCGCGAATTACGACGCTGACTCCGTTGAGTCTGTCACCGTGGACGGCACCATGTACGCCTACCCGCTGACCGCGGACAACGGCTACTTCATGTACTATGACAAGAGCGTCATTCCGGACGAGGATGTTGACTCCCTTGAAAAGCTGATCGAAGACTGCGAGAAGGCCGGCAAGTACTTCTCCTTCGACCTGCGGAACGTTTGGTACTCCGCCGGCTTCTTCTTCGGAACCGGCTGCACCTCCACCTGGATCATGGACTCCGAAGGCAATGCCACCGACGTTGTGGATACCTTCAACAGCGACAAGGGCCTGATCGCCCTGAAGGGCATGAAGAAGCTGCTGGATTCCGATGTCTGGAACAACAGCTCTGAAGTTTCCTCCTTCGAAAGCAATTCCGCCATCGTAGTTTCCGGTACCTGGGGTTCCGATACCGCGAAGAAGATCCTGGGCGACAACCTGGGCGTTGCGGATCTGCCCTCCTATAAAGTGGACGATGCTAAATATCACGTCGGCAGCTTCTTCGGCTTCAAGCTCATGGGCATCAAGCCGCAGGAAGACCCGGTGAAGAACGCCGCCCTGAACAAGCTGGCCCAGTACCTGACCGGCAAGGAATGCTCCCTGGAGCGTCATGAATCCAACGGCTGGGGCCCCGCCAACCTGGAAGCCCAGGCTGATGAGTCTGTGAAGAACGACCCGATCCTGGCCGCCGTGTATGAGCAGAAGGCTTACGGTGCCATTCAGCGCGCTATCAGCGGTGCCTGGTGGAACATCGGCAACGTCATCGCTGACGAAGCGAAGGACGCCACGGATGAAGAAGGCCTGAAGCAGGTTCTGGTCAATTATCAGAACAAGATCAGCGAATCCCTGTCCCTGGATGCCAACGCCCTGCTGTTCGTGGGTGCCTGGAACGGCTGGAACAACGCTGATGATGCTGACACCTACTACCTGAAGGACGGCAGCGTGACCCTGGATGTGCCGCAGAGCGACTACATGGGCGGCCGTATCGTCAAGCCCGCTGACTGGGGCAATGACAAGGGCTTCCTCCAGGTCACCGAAGGCAAGGAACTGATTCAGGATCTGGGCGATGACGTCGGCGACAACAACATCGTCTTCCTCGAGCCCGGCAACTACACCGTGACCTGGGACGGCGAAGCCATCACCATCGTCAAGAACTGA
- a CDS encoding glycosyl hydrolase 53 family protein: protein MNGRTLLILTLVLFLLLHCLCAGAEAVSDTLYVKKVENLPEDFIFGMDISSVLAEEASGVKYYDYEGKETDLFRLLADNGINYIRVRVWNDPWDAEGRGFGGGNCDIRNAVEIGRRATACGMKLLVDFHYSDFWADPGKQMVPRAWKGLDIDEKEIKLYEYTLDCMKQLKDAGVDVGMVQLGNETNGALCGEKIWRDIAHLMDAGSRAVREIYPDALIALHFANPENPDSYRTYASKMAYYEQYGLIQYDVFATSYYPYWHGTLDNLSAILTEIAETYNKKVMVMETSYAFTAEDTDFSANTIGDTGGIVKDYPFSVQGQANCIRNITDTIVNRTPAGIGVCYWEGAWITVGTSSWEENHALWEKYGSGWASSYAAVYDPKDAGKYYGGSAVDNHAFFDAAGHALESLKVFRLMRTGNEITPVPDALEEPSVLCDLNMPLSLPETVNAVMTDDSRQAVPVTWNLSEEEDRKMHEGGPAQYVVTGDAGGMEAKCFVSMIEYNYLEDYSFEDGGDAWIVTDLKSASELYVEDKKTDSLTGSKHLHFWSAAQDSVEFTAEQTVSDLPEGRFKFSISVMGGDCGATDIYAYVKVDGTEVARSEQIPITGWNSWNTGTVPAFDHPAGSEVTVGIYVRCQGTGNGAWGKIDDAMLNSLQ, encoded by the coding sequence ATGAACGGACGGACTTTGCTGATCCTGACCCTGGTCCTTTTCCTGCTCCTGCACTGCCTGTGTGCCGGGGCGGAAGCCGTTTCCGACACCCTCTATGTGAAAAAAGTGGAAAACCTGCCGGAGGATTTCATCTTCGGCATGGATATTTCCAGCGTCCTGGCGGAGGAAGCCAGCGGCGTGAAATACTATGATTATGAAGGAAAAGAAACCGATCTTTTCCGGTTGCTGGCGGATAACGGTATCAACTATATCCGTGTCCGGGTCTGGAATGATCCATGGGATGCCGAAGGCCGCGGTTTCGGCGGCGGCAACTGTGACATCCGCAACGCGGTGGAGATCGGCAGGCGGGCCACCGCCTGCGGCATGAAGCTGCTGGTGGACTTCCATTATTCTGATTTCTGGGCGGATCCCGGCAAGCAGATGGTTCCCCGCGCCTGGAAAGGCCTGGATATCGACGAAAAAGAAATCAAACTGTACGAATACACGCTGGACTGCATGAAGCAGCTGAAGGATGCGGGCGTGGACGTGGGCATGGTGCAGCTGGGTAATGAAACCAACGGTGCCCTGTGCGGAGAAAAGATCTGGCGGGATATCGCCCACCTGATGGACGCCGGTTCACGGGCCGTCCGGGAAATCTATCCTGATGCCCTGATCGCCCTTCATTTTGCCAACCCCGAAAATCCCGACAGCTACCGTACCTACGCTTCCAAAATGGCCTACTATGAGCAGTACGGTCTGATTCAATATGACGTTTTTGCCACTTCCTATTATCCTTACTGGCACGGAACCCTGGACAACCTTTCCGCGATCCTGACGGAGATCGCTGAAACATACAACAAGAAAGTCATGGTGATGGAAACGTCCTACGCCTTCACCGCGGAGGACACTGACTTCTCCGCCAATACCATCGGCGACACCGGCGGCATTGTGAAGGATTATCCCTTCTCCGTCCAGGGGCAGGCAAATTGCATCCGGAATATCACAGACACTATTGTCAACCGCACTCCCGCCGGCATAGGCGTCTGCTATTGGGAAGGCGCCTGGATCACTGTCGGCACAAGCAGCTGGGAAGAGAATCATGCACTTTGGGAAAAGTACGGTTCCGGCTGGGCCTCCAGCTATGCCGCCGTATACGATCCCAAAGACGCGGGCAAGTATTATGGCGGAAGTGCCGTTGACAACCATGCCTTCTTTGATGCTGCGGGGCACGCTCTTGAATCACTGAAGGTTTTCCGGCTCATGCGGACCGGTAATGAGATTACCCCGGTTCCGGACGCCCTGGAGGAACCCTCCGTCCTCTGCGACCTGAACATGCCCCTCAGCCTCCCGGAAACGGTCAATGCCGTCATGACAGATGACAGCCGGCAGGCCGTTCCGGTCACCTGGAACCTGTCAGAAGAAGAGGATAGGAAGATGCATGAAGGCGGCCCCGCGCAGTATGTGGTCACGGGGGATGCCGGCGGCATGGAAGCGAAATGCTTTGTTTCCATGATCGAGTATAACTACCTGGAGGATTACAGCTTTGAAGACGGCGGCGATGCCTGGATCGTCACCGACCTGAAGAGCGCCAGCGAACTGTATGTGGAAGATAAGAAAACGGATTCCCTGACCGGCAGCAAACACCTGCACTTCTGGAGCGCCGCGCAGGACAGCGTGGAATTCACTGCCGAGCAGACCGTCAGTGACCTGCCCGAAGGAAGGTTTAAGTTCTCCATATCCGTTATGGGCGGTGACTGCGGAGCCACCGATATCTATGCGTATGTAAAGGTCGACGGTACAGAGGTCGCCCGTTCTGAACAGATCCCGATCACCGGCTGGAACAGCTGGAACACGGGTACCGTTCCGGCATTTGATCATCCTGCCGGAAGCGAAGTGACCGTCGGAATCTATGTCAGATGCCAGGGAACCGGAAACGGAGCCTGGGGAAAAATTGATGACGCGATGCTCAATTCTTTGCAGTAA
- a CDS encoding sugar ABC transporter permease, protein MSETSMKRHMGLRASRKMGNTLIYILLITISAIWLIPFFCIVLQSFRVESTWQVGYVKPNVWGLDNYRKLFSSDFTRWYTNTFIISVFTALFQTVIVLCMSYTLSRFRFKMRKPLMRFMLVLGFFPGMLTMLILYRVLKDLGLTQANAVPGLILVYVASSGMGYYVSKGFFDTIPKSLDEAARVDGATRLQVLKKIILPLAKPIVIYTILTAFMGPWGDYVFARYISFGASAGMNVAVGLYNWLTPDQINNNYTMFCAGGVLVAIPVTLLFLFLQKYYVEGVTGGAVKG, encoded by the coding sequence ATGAGTGAAACAAGTATGAAGCGTCACATGGGACTGCGGGCCTCCAGAAAAATGGGCAACACGCTGATCTATATTCTGCTGATCACCATCAGTGCAATCTGGCTGATCCCGTTTTTCTGCATCGTGCTGCAGTCCTTCCGGGTGGAAAGTACCTGGCAGGTAGGCTACGTTAAGCCGAATGTCTGGGGCCTGGACAACTACCGGAAGCTGTTCTCCTCAGACTTTACCCGCTGGTATACAAACACCTTCATTATCTCCGTCTTTACCGCGCTCTTCCAGACGGTCATCGTGCTCTGTATGAGCTACACGCTGAGCCGTTTCCGTTTCAAGATGCGCAAGCCCCTGATGAGGTTCATGCTTGTCCTGGGCTTCTTCCCCGGTATGCTGACCATGCTTATCCTTTACCGGGTTCTGAAGGATCTGGGCCTGACCCAGGCCAACGCCGTACCCGGACTGATCCTGGTCTACGTTGCTTCCTCCGGTATGGGCTACTATGTGTCCAAGGGGTTCTTTGACACCATCCCCAAATCCCTGGATGAAGCAGCCCGCGTAGACGGTGCTACCCGTCTCCAGGTGCTGAAAAAGATCATCCTGCCGCTGGCCAAACCCATCGTTATATACACGATCCTGACAGCGTTCATGGGCCCCTGGGGCGACTATGTCTTTGCCCGCTACATTTCCTTCGGCGCTTCCGCCGGTATGAACGTGGCGGTCGGTCTGTATAACTGGCTGACGCCGGACCAGATCAACAACAACTACACCATGTTCTGCGCAGGCGGTGTACTGGTGGCCATTCCCGTAACACTTCTGTTCCTGTTCTTACAGAAGTACTATGTGGAAGGTGTCACCGGAGGAGCTGTTAAGGGGTGA
- a CDS encoding carbohydrate ABC transporter permease — MAQLSDLEYLKLSKGRKLGYKAGRFFAGIPVAVLNVFRRLGELLKKGVTAIGREIKDIVMTFVNGDWKTKLSYLVMGFGCLARGQILRGLLFLLFEVVFIGYMILSGAYWLSMMPSLGKVGPTEEYNEIFDAYVTKYNDNSFQILLYSVLTIFFIIAFIYTWRVNIRQNKMAEKILASGKKLKSSKEDLRSMVDESFHKTLLALPMTGIIVFTVLPLIFMILVAFTNYDGAHDGYISNLFHWVGLDNFNTLLSWKSANGTQSYAATFGEILSWTLMWAFFATFTNYFLGMFVAMAINKKGIKGKKIWRTILVMTIAIPQFISLLYVSKMFAKDGIVNGALLSLGWINKALPFWEDATWARITVIIINIWIGIPYLMLMATGILMNIPADLYESARIDGANPWQQYTRITLPYMLFITGPYLLTSFIGNINNFNVIFLLTGGAPANPAASSAAGSVGYTDLLITWLFKISTGAESKYYLASVIGILVFVVVSIIALIVYNVLPSIKNEEDFQ, encoded by the coding sequence ATGGCACAGCTCAGTGACCTGGAATACCTGAAGCTGTCCAAAGGACGGAAACTCGGGTACAAGGCAGGGCGCTTCTTCGCCGGGATTCCCGTGGCGGTCCTGAATGTCTTTCGGCGGCTCGGGGAATTGCTGAAGAAGGGCGTCACCGCCATCGGCCGGGAGATAAAGGACATTGTGATGACCTTTGTCAACGGCGACTGGAAAACCAAACTCAGTTACCTGGTCATGGGCTTTGGCTGCCTGGCCAGGGGGCAGATCCTGCGGGGTCTGCTGTTCCTGCTGTTTGAAGTTGTTTTTATCGGATACATGATCCTGTCCGGAGCATACTGGCTGTCCATGATGCCCTCCCTGGGCAAGGTTGGACCCACCGAGGAGTATAACGAGATCTTTGATGCTTATGTCACCAAGTACAACGATAACTCCTTCCAGATCCTGCTCTACAGCGTGCTGACCATCTTCTTCATTATCGCCTTCATTTATACCTGGCGCGTCAATATCCGCCAGAACAAGATGGCGGAGAAGATCCTTGCTTCAGGCAAAAAGCTGAAGAGCTCAAAAGAAGACCTGCGCTCCATGGTGGATGAATCCTTCCACAAGACGCTGCTGGCACTGCCCATGACAGGCATCATCGTCTTCACCGTTTTGCCGCTTATCTTTATGATCCTGGTTGCCTTTACCAACTATGACGGTGCCCATGACGGATACATCAGCAACCTTTTCCACTGGGTGGGACTTGATAACTTCAACACCCTGCTTTCCTGGAAAAGCGCCAACGGGACCCAGAGCTATGCTGCCACCTTCGGTGAAATCCTGTCCTGGACGCTGATGTGGGCTTTCTTCGCCACCTTCACCAACTACTTCCTCGGCATGTTCGTGGCAATGGCCATCAACAAAAAGGGTATCAAGGGCAAAAAGATCTGGCGGACCATCCTGGTTATGACCATCGCTATTCCGCAGTTCATTTCCCTGCTGTATGTGTCCAAAATGTTCGCCAAGGACGGTATCGTGAACGGCGCCCTGCTGAGCCTGGGCTGGATTAATAAGGCCCTTCCCTTCTGGGAAGACGCAACCTGGGCCCGGATCACCGTCATCATCATCAACATCTGGATCGGTATTCCGTATCTGATGCTGATGGCCACCGGTATCCTGATGAATATTCCGGCGGACCTTTACGAATCCGCCAGGATTGACGGTGCAAATCCCTGGCAGCAGTACACCCGGATCACCCTGCCCTATATGCTGTTCATCACAGGGCCGTATCTGCTGACAAGTTTTATCGGCAATATCAACAACTTCAACGTAATTTTCCTGCTCACAGGAGGCGCGCCGGCAAACCCGGCAGCATCCTCAGCCGCAGGTTCCGTGGGTTATACGGACCTGCTGATCACCTGGCTGTTCAAGATCTCCACCGGTGCGGAATCCAAGTACTACCTGGCCTCCGTAATCGGTATCCTGGTCTTCGTGGTGGTATCGATCATCGCCCTGATTGTCTACAATGTGCTGCCGAGTATTAAGAATGAGGAGGACTTCCAGTGA
- a CDS encoding C69 family dipeptidase translates to MPCTTVLVGRKASNDGSTMIARTDDGHFDVKKLIVVNPKDQPKKYTSKISHVEIDLPDNPLRYTSCPSVDPKEGVWAATGINEANVGMTATETITSNPRVLAADPLVVYKKAKTRKEKDVPGGIGEEDIVVLVLPYIRTAREGVLRLAKLLEEYGTYESNGIAFNDDHEVWWLETIGGHHWMARKIPEDSVVINPNQFGMDGFDLKDAFGKQEANLCSADLKEFIRDNHLDLNQDGVFNPRYIFGSRRDMDHIYNTPRAWFMGRYLTPESHRWDGPDAEFTPESDNIPWSLKPDRKVAAEDVKYMLSGHYQGTPYDPYISRDTGKRGMYRSIGINRTGVTSICQIRPDVPDPIKGIEWIIFGSTTFSAALPVYTNVSRMPDYLSKVTLDTSTENYYWSSRLIGALADPCYASAVQNIERYELAVMTKGRKLIREYDQMMMSTGNYSMTEEANEKLSAMAKEETVSTLNKVLLTASEKMKNGYNLADN, encoded by the coding sequence ATGCCCTGTACAACAGTGCTGGTGGGACGGAAAGCCAGCAATGACGGTTCAACCATGATCGCCCGGACGGACGACGGACATTTTGATGTGAAGAAGCTGATCGTGGTCAACCCCAAGGATCAGCCGAAGAAATACACCAGCAAGATCTCCCATGTGGAGATCGACCTGCCGGACAATCCGCTGCGCTATACTTCCTGCCCCAGTGTGGATCCGAAGGAAGGCGTCTGGGCAGCCACCGGCATCAATGAAGCCAACGTAGGCATGACGGCTACGGAAACCATCACCTCCAATCCGCGGGTGCTGGCGGCGGATCCGCTGGTGGTTTACAAGAAGGCAAAGACACGGAAGGAAAAAGACGTGCCCGGCGGCATCGGGGAAGAGGATATCGTGGTGCTGGTGCTGCCCTATATCCGCACAGCGCGGGAAGGCGTGCTGCGGCTGGCAAAGCTGCTGGAGGAATACGGCACCTATGAGTCTAACGGGATTGCCTTCAATGATGATCATGAGGTCTGGTGGCTGGAGACCATCGGCGGACATCACTGGATGGCCCGGAAGATCCCGGAGGACTCTGTGGTGATCAATCCAAACCAGTTCGGGATGGACGGCTTTGACCTGAAAGATGCCTTCGGAAAACAGGAAGCAAACCTGTGTTCCGCGGACCTGAAGGAGTTTATCCGGGATAACCATCTGGACCTGAACCAGGACGGTGTGTTCAATCCCCGGTATATATTCGGAAGCCGGCGGGATATGGACCATATCTACAACACGCCGCGGGCCTGGTTCATGGGCAGGTACCTGACCCCGGAAAGTCATCGCTGGGATGGGCCGGACGCGGAGTTTACCCCGGAAAGCGACAACATTCCCTGGAGCCTGAAGCCGGACCGGAAGGTGGCGGCGGAAGACGTGAAGTATATGCTGTCCGGTCACTACCAGGGTACCCCGTACGATCCCTATATCAGCCGGGATACCGGAAAGCGGGGGATGTACCGGTCCATCGGTATCAACCGAACCGGTGTCACATCCATCTGTCAGATCCGGCCGGACGTCCCGGATCCCATCAAAGGCATCGAGTGGATCATCTTTGGCTCCACCACCTTCAGCGCGGCGCTGCCTGTCTACACCAACGTCAGCCGCATGCCTGATTACCTGAGCAAGGTGACGCTGGACACCTCCACGGAGAACTATTACTGGAGCAGCCGCCTGATCGGCGCGCTGGCTGATCCCTGCTACGCGTCCGCAGTTCAGAACATCGAACGGTATGAGCTGGCGGTGATGACCAAGGGCCGGAAGCTGATCCGGGAATACGACCAGATGATGATGTCAACCGGGAACTACTCCATGACAGAGGAAGCCAACGAAAAGCTCAGCGCCATGGCAAAGGAGGAGACGGTCTCCACCCTGAACAAAGTGCTGCTGACAGCCAGCGAGAAAATGAAGAACGGATACAACCTGGCTGATAACTGA